In one Cercospora beticola chromosome 1, complete sequence genomic region, the following are encoded:
- the RPL5 gene encoding 60S ribosomal protein uL18 (BUSCO:EOG0926419M) encodes MPFTKLVKNSAYFSRYQVKYKRRRSGKTDYYARKRLITQAKNKYNAPKYRLVIRFTNKDIIAQIVTSELTGDKVFVAAYGHELKRYGITHGLTNWAAAYCVGLLIARRALNKLELEDTFTGVEEADGEFTETQPEEVDGETRRPFKVFLDVGLTRTSTGARVFGAMKGASDGGLYVPHSEKRFPGYDIETKELDAETLRKYIFGGHVAEYMETLADDDEERYKSQFSGYIDDEIEADGLEELYQEAHKAIREDPWKKDDEAGEKKSKDEWKAESLKFKQNKLTREERRQRVQEKIQALAAEL; translated from the exons ATGCCTTTC ACCAAGTTGGTCAAGAACAGCGCCTACTTCAG CCGTTACCAGGTGAAGTACAAGCGCCGCCGATCTGGCAAGACCGACTACTACGCCCGCAAGCGCCTCATCACCCAGGCCAAGAACAAGTACAATGCACCAAAGTACCGCCTGGTGATCCGCTTCACCAACAAGGACATCATTGCTCAGATCGTCACCTCTGAGCTCACCGGCGACAAGGTCTTCGTTGCCGCCTACGGCCACGAGCTGAAGCGCTACGGCATCACCCACGGTCTCACCAACTGGGCCGCCGCTTACTGCGTTGGTCTTCTCATCGCCCGCCGCGCACTCAACAAGCTCGAGCTGGAGGACACCTTCACTGGTGTTGAGGAGGCTGATGGCGAGTTCACCGAGACTCAGCCAGAGGAGGTTGACGGCGAGACCCGCCGCCCATTCAAGGTCTTCCTCGATGTCGGTCTCACCCGCACCAGCACTGGTGCCCGTGTCTTCGGTGCCATGAAGGGTGCCTCAGACGGCGGTCTCTACGTGCCACACTCCGAGAAGCGTTTCCCTGGTTACGACATCGAGACCAAGGAGCTCGACGCCGAGACTCTCCGCAAGTACATCTTCGGCGGTCACGTCGCTGAGTACATGGAGACCCtcgccgacgacgatgaggagcgCTACAAGTCTCAGTTCTCTGGCTACATCGACGACGAGATTGAGGCTGATGGCCTCGAGGAGCTGTACCAGGAGGCCCACAAGGCCATCCGCGAGGACCCATGGAAGAAGGATGATGAGGccggcgagaagaagagcaaggacgAGTGGAAGGCAGAGTCGCTCAAGTTCAAGCAGAACAAGCTCACACGCGAGGAGCGTCGCCAACGTGTGCAAGAGAAGATCCAGGCTCTGGCAGCGGAGCTGTAG
- the YPT5 gene encoding GTPase Ypt5, with product MAARQGTRPGGGGARFAQFKLVLLGESAVGKSSLVLRFVKDQFDDYRESTIGAAFLTQTIALDEQTTVKFEIWDTAGQERYKSLAPMYYRNANCAVVVYDITQAASLDKAKAWVKELQRQANENIIIALAGNKADLVAEQPDKRAVPTGDAEAYAREAGLLFFETSAKTAENVKELFTAIAKKLPIEQATQRGMRGAAGRPGGVDLGSRQDPGAVSGGPGGCNC from the exons ATGGCAGCTCGACAAGGCACACGgccaggcggcggcggcgctcgCTTTGCACAGTTCAAGCTGGTTCTGCTCG GAGAATCCGCTGTGGGCAAGAGCTCGCTCGTCCTTCGCTTCGTCAAG GACCAATTCGACGACTACAGAGAGTCAACAATCGGAGCCGCATTCCTCACGCAAACGATCGCACTCGATGAGCAGACGACAGTCAAGTTTGAAATATGGGACACAGCGGGACAAGAGCGTTACAAGTCGCTAGCTCCCATGTACTACCGAAATGCCAATTGTGCAGTAGTGGTGTACGACATCACGCAGGCA GCATCATTAGATAAGGCCAAAGCTTGGGTGAAGGAGCTGCAGAGGCAAGCAAACgagaacatcatcatcgcacTGGCAGGGAACAAGGCAGATCTGGTCGCCGAACAACCGGACAAGCGTGCTGTACCAACAGGCGACGCGGAAGCATACGCGAGGGAAGCCGGGCTGCTGTTCTTCGAGACGAGTGCAAAGACTGCCGAAAATGTCAAAGAGCTCTTCACGGCCATTGCAAAGAAGCTCCCAATCGAGCAGGCGACTCAGCGTGGTATGAGGGGTGCCGCTGGCAGACCAGGCGGTGTCGATCTTGGGTCGAGGCAAGACCCAGGAGCAGTGTCGGGAGGACCGGGAGGATGCAATTGCTGA
- a CDS encoding uncharacterized protein (BUSCO:EOG09265K60): protein MGREEQKEEREVLDSIFPDEIQDISETEFRITIPLDTPESQAAEAQAQAEDGEAEDERVHIILNVRYPEAYPDEPPILDITQPPNAPKYEHLDIQEDKQRLLDALQPEMEASLGMQMVFTLHSTLKETAEQLILERYQAVIAVLDAEKARIEEEENKRFEGEKVTRESFLAWRDKFQKEMAEEAERKRLELEAEEKKKRGGKDLKEVLTGRQLWEQGLAGKTADDEDEGDDAITEGVRQVKVGG, encoded by the coding sequence ATGGGCCGAGAAGAGCAGAAAGAGGAGCGCGAGGTGCTCGACTCCATCTTCCCGGACGAGATCCAGGACATTTCCGAAACTGAATTCCGCATTACCATCCCGCTTGACACGCCCGAGTCACAGGCCGCAGAGGCACAGGCGCAAGCGGAAGATGGAGAGGCCGAGGACGAGCGCGTGCATATAATCCTCAATGTGCGGTACCCAGAGGCCTATCCTGACGAGCCACCTATTCTCGACATCACTCAGCCGCCCAATGCGCCCAAATATGAGCACCTCGACATCCAAGAAGACAAGCAGCGCCTGCTGGATGCGCTGCAGCCAGAGATGGAAGCTTCGCTAGGCATGCAAATGGTCTTCACCTTGCACTCCACGTTGAAGGAGACCGCGGAACAGCTCATATTGGAACGGTACCAGGCTGTGATCGCCGTGCTGGACGCCGAAAAAGCTCgcattgaagaagaggagaacaaGAGGTTCGAGGGCGAGAAGGTCACACGGGAAAGCTTTCTGGCCTGGAGAGACAAGTTCCAGAAGGAGATGGCGGAAGAGGCAGAGAGGAAGCGACTGGAGCTAGAAGctgaagaaaagaagaagaggggaGGGAAAGATTTGAAGGAGGTTCTGACTGGGAGACAGCTATGGGAGCAAGGTCTGGCTGGCAAGACTgcggatgatgaagatgagggtGACGATGCGATCACAGAAGGGGTGAGACAGGTCAAGGTCGGAGGATAA
- the ERG3 gene encoding c-5 sterol desaturase — protein sequence MARTKAVARKTPTDDAHGYEFGGPIGASLISFGLPIACYAFGFLCNDVSGCPPPSLLSPSKLFTPPTLSNKAPWQHALDTLKSEVGWPGWAGLINTEAVLGTLFWYGLSVLLWILLPAHEVEGTELRTGGRLKYRFNAFLSAVTIFIACAAGTIVRGPDFAVWTFINRNYIQLLTVNIIIAYALAIFVYIKSFEVKPGNKEQRELAAGGHTGNILYDWYIGRELNPRVTIPFVGEVDIKSFMELRPGMIGWVLLDLAFAAKQYKSYGYITDSMLIVIVSQAVYVFDALYMEPAILTTMDLTTDGFGFMLSFGDLVWVPFIYSIQAKYLSVHPVALGPFYVLIILAIQATGYYIFRATNNEKNVFRTNPNDPKVAHLEYIETATGSRLLTTGWWGVARHINYLGDWLMSWSYCLPTLAAGYKLTPTILFEGSRLVSTDGMKGAAIPITYFYMLYFAILLIHREMRDEAKCRRKYGADWERYCKIVKWRILPGVY from the exons ATGGCGCGCACCAAAGCTGTCGCGCGCAAGACGCCAACTGACGACGCGCATGGCTACGAATTCGGCGGACC TATTGGCGCATCGCTGATCTCCTTCGGTCTGCCCATCGCCTGCTACGCCTTTGGCTTCCTGTGCAACGACGTGTCTGGTTGCCCACCACCTTCGCTGCTTTCGCCCAGCAAGCTCTTCACGCCGCCCACCCTTTCCAACAAGGCTCCGTGGCAGCATGCCCTGGACACCCTGAAGAGCGAGGTCGGCTGGCCTGGCTGGGCGGGACTGATCAACACTGAGGCTGTTTTGGGCACGTTGTTCTGGTATGGACTCAGTGTGCTGCTCTGGATCCTGCTTCCTGCACACGAAGTCGAGGGCACCGAGCTGAGGACGGGCGGACGCCTGAAGTACCGCTTCAATGCTTTCCTCTCCGCAGtcaccatcttcatcgcATGCGCCGCAGGCACCATCGTTCGAGGACCCGATTTCGCAGTATGGACCTTCATCAACCGCAACTACATCCAGCTGCTCACTGTCAACATCATCATTGCCTACgccctcgccatcttcgtctaCATCAAGTCATTTGAGGTCAAGCCAGGCAACAAGGAGCAGCGCGAGTTGGCAGCAGGGGGTCACACTGGAAATATTTTGTACGATTGGTACATTGGTCGCGAGCTCAATCCTCGCGTGACCATCCCTTTTGTCGGCGAGGTGGATATCAAGAGCTTTATGGAGCTCCGTCCCGGCATGATTGGTTGGGTCTTGCTTGATCTTGCCTTTGCAGCCAAGCAGTACAAGAGCTATGGCTACATTACCGACTCCATGC TGATTGTGATTGTCTCGCAAGCCGTCTACGTTTTTGACGCGCTCTACATGGAGCCTGCTATCTTGACCACAATGGATCTCACCACAGACGGCTTTGGCTTCATGCTGTCGTTCGGCGACCTAGTCTGGGTACCTTTCATCTACTCGATTCAAGCAAAGTACCTCAGTGTACACCCAGTCGCTCTTGGACCATTCTATGTCCTGATCATCCTGGCTATTCAGGCTACTGGCTATTACATTTTCCGCGCGACCAACAACGAGAAGAACGTGTTCCGTACCAATCCAAATGACCCCAAGGTGGCTCACCTCGAATACATCGAGACGGCGACCGGCTCTCGTCTGCTGACAACTGGCTGGTGGGGAGTCGCCCGTCATATCAATTACCTTGGCGATTGGTTGATGAGCTGGTCTTACTGTCTTCCAACTCTAGCTGCCGGTTACAAGCTGACGCCCACGATCCTGTTTGAAGGCTCCCGCTTGGTTTCAACAGATGGCATGAAAGGAGCTGCCATTCCTATCACGTACTTCTACATGCTGTACTTTGCCATCTTGCTCATTCATCGTGAGATGCGCGACGAGGCGAAGTGTCGACGCAAATACGGTGCGGATTGGGAGAGGTATTGCAAGATTGTCAAGTGGAGAATCTTGCCTGGCGTGTATTGA
- a CDS encoding uncharacterized protein (antiSMASH:Cluster_7): MSNFKEPSLAEIAQQILEDALQQIMHNVVIHQHRAHKQLLASLDSKTRLPHCDTCKLPKLLDPPLAPSVRGATADPPSNTNYCDRKPWARRPGHDIYGNPFLKSDITGRPLTKKEREAQKNSKKDDGTPASEDQNHEGTGPPSPSGDAEEDKKPGNQKLEKGEKKASKIDEKLKKGEYVPWHTCPSCKRSLLITRFAKHLEQCMGISGRAASRNAMAKMNNTPNGSRGGTPNPSQDGNGKDGPAEDEEGDSAVKGAGGGVRKKLLKKGLKEKVKKDKTANGKLPKSLAAKRPPGIGKDKDKDASTTRSSPAPSSIGGDGKRDRDELGDDDEEEVHVKKRQKLQRVGSTTSIVSSITAPEMERGESQDGSFVDGSVADD; this comes from the coding sequence ATGTCTAACTTCAAAGAGCCATCACTTGCCGAAATTGCTCAGCAGATCCTCGAGGATGCGCTGCAACAGATCATGCACAACGTGGTGATCCACCAGCATCGAGCACACAAGCAGCTATTAGCTTCACTCGACTCGAAAACCCGACTACCGCACTGCGACACTTGCAAGCTCCCCAAGCTACTCGATCCGCCACTTGCGCCGAGCGTTCGAGGCGCGACTGCCGATCCACCCAGCAACACCAACTACTGCGATCGCAAGCCATGGGCTCGCCGGCCAGGGCATGATATCTACGGCAACCCCTTCCTCAAGAGCGACATCACAGGCCGTCCACTTACTAAGAAAGAGCGTGAAGCGCAaaagaacagcaagaaagACGACGGCACGCCAGCAAGCGAAGACCAGAATCACGAAGGTACGGGCCCGCCATCGCCAAGCGGAGACGCTGAGGAGGATAAGAAACCAGGCAACCAGAAACTAgagaagggcgagaagaaggcgagtaAGATCGACGAGAAACTGAAGAAGGGTGAATATGTCCCATGGCACACCTGCCCAAGCTGCAAGCGAAGCTTGCTCATCACACGTTTTGCGAAGCACTTGGAGCAATGCATGGGAATTTCAGGCCGTGCTGCCAGTAGAAAtgccatggcgaagatgaacaATACGCCTAATGGGTCTCGTGGTGGCACGCCCAACCCAAGCCAGGACGGAAATGGCAAGGACGGACctgctgaagacgaggaaggagatTCTGCTGTTAAAGGGGCAGGTGGCGGGGTGCGTAAGAAGTTACTGAAGAAGGGGCTCAAGGAGAAAGTGAAGAAGGATAAGACTGCGAATGGGAAATTGCCCAAGAGTCTCGCTGCGAAGCGGCCTCCTGGTATCGGCAAGGACAAGGACAAGGACGCCAGCACCACGAGGAGTTCTCCGGCACCCAGTTCGATTGGCGGGGACGGGAAGCGAGACCGCGACGAGTTgggtgacgatgacgaggaagaagtccACGtcaagaagaggcagaagtTGCAACGTGTGGGTAGCACCACGAGTATCGTAAGCTCCATCACGGCACCTGAAATGGAGCGAGGCGAGAGTCAAGATGGAAGTTTCGTCGATGGTTCAGTAGCAGATGACTAG
- a CDS encoding uncharacterized protein (SMCOG1106:major facilitator transporter~antiSMASH:Cluster_7), with product MEKMSSTDDKMKDIELIEDHSGNIDEDPESAAEEKALVRKIDLFLLPTIWIMYLLSYMDRTNIGNAKIAGMTDDLGMDSNQYSIALVFFVTYVIFEVPSNLILSKTKPSIFLPAIMLLWGVATCCMALIDTYEHLVALRVLIGVLEAGFSPGILLLLSSWYKKNEQSRRFSVFISAAVLSGAFGGIIAGGITGGLEGRYGIPIVSYFILLDFPANTKKLSVRERELAISRLERDDVTGRNEDTPRITSLQALKQAVTSWRVWLLTAGYMVIVGSSTLSYFYPTLVQGLGYTSHMAQYMVVPIYAGAFVCVGITGYFSDKFPAQRGLIISGWLVVSMICSIVVCVVYDFTARYVLLVIMAAGLWSTNAISLSYASSTFGPFPQEVRAVALAMVNALGNLAQIYGAYLFPSKDAPKYLLGFGVISGMCAFGVLTYALAHVLLRKYAK from the exons atggagaagatgtcCAGTACCGACGACAAGATGAAAGACATCGAGCTGATCGAGGATCATAGTGGCAACATTGATGAAGACCCAGAAAGCGCAGCAGAAGAGAAGGCCTTGGTCCGGAAGATCGATCTCTTTTTGCTGCCAACGATATGGATCATGTATCTGCTCTCATACATGGATCGAACAAACATAGGCAATGCGAAGATTGCTGGAATGACAGACGACCTGGGCATGGACTCCAACCAGTACTCCATTGCTCTTGTT TTCTTCGTCACCTATGTTATCTTCGAAGTTCCGAGCAATCTAATCTTGTCCAAGACCAAGCCCTCGATATTTCTTCCGGCGATCATGTTGCTCTGGGGGGTGGCAACGTGTTGCATGGCTCTAATCGATACCTATGAGCATCTGGTGGCACTCCGAGTGCTTATAGGAGTCCTGGAAGCTGGATTCTCGCCAggcattcttcttctgctgtccAGCTGGTATAAGAAGAACGAACAAAGCCGCAGATTCTCAGTTTTCATCTCTGCAGCAGTATTATCTGGAGCTTTCGGTGGCATTATAGCTGG TGGGATCACAGGAGGTCTTGAAGGAAGATACGGCATCC CAATTGTTTCGTACTTCATCCTGCTCGATTTCCCTGCCAACACAAAGAAGCTCAGCGTCCGGGAACGAGAATTGGCCATTTCGCGCCTGGAACGTGATGACGTTACCGGCCGCAATGAGGACACCCCACGGATCACCTCGTTGCAAGCGCTGAAGCAAGCAGTGACCTCCTGGAGGGTTTGGCTACTCACCGCCGGATACATGGTGATAGTTGGCTCGTCAACATTGTCCTACTTCTACCCAACCTTGGTCCAGGGGCTCGGATATACGTCCCACA TGGCTCAGTACATGGTGGTGCCGATATATGCCGGGGCTTTTGTCTGTGTAGGAATAACGGGTTACTTCTCCGATAAGTTTCCTGCACAACGT GGATTGATAATATCAGGGTGGTTAGTGGTTTCTATGATCTGTTCGATCGTGGTCTGCGTGGTCTATGACTTCACAGCGAGGTACGTCCTGCTAGTCATCATGGCAGCAGGACTATGGTCGACGAACGCCATCTCGCTGAGCTACGCGTCTAGCACGTTCGGTCCATTTCCGCAGGAGGTGCGAGCAGTGGCGCTGGCAATGGTCAACGCGTTGGGCAATCTCGCGCAAATTTACGGGGCATACCTTTTTCCGTCGAAGGATGCTCCAAAATATCTGCTCGGATTTGGAGTCATTTCGGGCATGTGTGCATTCGGCGTATTGACATATGCCCTGGCGCATGTATTGCTGAGGAAGTACGCCAAGTAA
- a CDS encoding uncharacterized protein (SMCOG1001:short-chain dehydrogenase/reductase SDR~antiSMASH:Cluster_7): MVQAVSYENGGSSNGHDTTMAEETMPNLTTMPGPDANWQISLKDKVIAVTGANRGIGLGIAEVCLANQAAVVYSLDLMEPSEDFEALSKKNPGRLKYKQMDVTDEESVKKAVDDIVDAEGAIHGMIANAGMTKHQPALDFTLAQVKQLFELNVFGAWNCATAAARKFISLGIKGSIVFTASMTSYRPNRAAPSAPYGGTKAAVRNMTHTLAMEWAKHGIRVNSISPGFVKTAMTYFVDKSPDWDLKMQYYGGMPRLALPQELGGAYVYLLSDQASYTTGIDIPIAGIVGAW; the protein is encoded by the exons ATGGTTCAAGCAGTATCCTACGAGAACGGAGGCTCCTCCAACGGGCACGACACAACCATGGCAGAGGAAACAATGCCGAACCTCACCACAATGCCAGGTCCAGATGCAAACTGGCAGATCTCGCTGAAGGACAAAGTCATCGCTGTCACTGGGGCGAATAGAG GTATTGGTCTCGGCATAGCAGAAGTATGTCTCGCCAATCAAGCGGCCGTAGTCTACTCCCTGGATCTCATGGAACCTTCAGAAGATTTCGAAGCCctatcgaagaagaaccCAGGACGATTAAAGTACAAGCAAATGGACGTCACCGACGAGGAAAGTGTCAAGAAAGCAGTTGATGACATCGTCGACGCCGAGGGTGCAATTCACGGAATGATTGCCAACGCAG GCATGACGAAGCATCAACCAGCATTGGACTTCACCCTAGCACAAGTGAAACAATTATTCGAGTTGAACGTGTTCGGTGCCTGGAACTGCGCCACCGCCGCGGCGAGGAAGTTTATTTCATTAGGGATCAAAGGCTCTATCGTCTTTACAGCTTCCATGACCTCCTACAGGCCAAATCGGGCGGCACCATCAGCGCCATACGGTGGTACCAAGGCGGCTGTACGCAACATGACACATACCCTAGCAATGGAGTGGGCGAAGCACGGGATCAGAGTCAACAGCATCTCTCCGGGCTTCGTCAAGACGGCAATGACCTACTTCGTCGACAAGTCGCCCGACTGGGACCTGAAGATGCAGTACTACGGTGGCATGCCTCGTCTAGCGCTTCCCCAAGAGCTTGGCGGAGCATACGTATACTTGCTGTCTGACCAGGC